Proteins from a genomic interval of Paenibacillus sp. FSL R5-0623:
- a CDS encoding WXG100 family type VII secretion target, which yields MNQRIDLSPEELQQLAGEFNKASQNGHDILTQLKTMIDQSEGQWEGERQREFLGRMNDSMTNIGHYLRGLQETSTSLQQTATRFRETDQSR from the coding sequence ATGAACCAGCGTATTGATCTGTCCCCAGAAGAACTGCAACAACTTGCGGGTGAGTTCAATAAGGCATCCCAGAACGGACATGATATTCTTACCCAACTCAAAACGATGATTGATCAGTCTGAGGGACAGTGGGAAGGGGAACGCCAGCGAGAGTTTCTCGGGCGTATGAATGACAGCATGACAAACATCGGTCATTATTTGCGCGGTTTACAGGAAACCAGCACCAGTCTTCAACAGACAGCGACGCGTTTCCGCGAAACGGATCAGTCACGTTAG
- a CDS encoding DUF4176 domain-containing protein codes for MEKNIASFLPNGSVIRLKEGTKKLVIYGRKQMLMTEPPRQFDYIGCLYPEGYINPDYTYVFNHEDIEEIIFRGYVDQEEETFAAELERK; via the coding sequence TTGGAAAAAAATATAGCTTCGTTTCTGCCGAATGGGTCTGTTATTCGTTTAAAAGAAGGCACCAAGAAGCTTGTCATCTATGGACGCAAGCAGATGTTAATGACAGAACCACCCCGTCAATTTGATTATATTGGCTGTCTATACCCTGAGGGTTACATCAATCCGGATTATACGTATGTATTCAATCATGAAGATATCGAAGAGATCATTTTCAGAGGGTATGTGGATCAGGAGGAAGAGACATTTGCGGCGGAACTGGAGCGTAAGTAG